A region of Nostoc sp. 'Peltigera membranacea cyanobiont' N6 DNA encodes the following proteins:
- a CDS encoding DUF2157 domain-containing protein encodes MSSPLERPLKFEIRLPDSHPQLLEGLDIWLRLGLISDTQVKELCREFLVCTVVLQPQSEAQTKVVFITPDPVQQLPVAALQSSSRRQTQQKPTEPNFLSRILQSLGAELSVRWLLFLGVFLVVVSSGVLAASQWAKFPASGQYGVLFAYTLSFWGLSFWATRQNNLRLTAQTLLIATLLLVPVNFWAMDSFKLWQNPVDWIVVAIAWPTLTAITVLLSKNRTIFPDLHPGKLPLANILGLSYLHWGWQLKGFPLIAIYVATIGTTIISIYHNLYQRQGDRSDRRRLSINLPASVIIYALIVLLVRAIFVAGVDVTQLGLAIGICGWLVTWLAEERGESREQAAGGAEDVTLIFSPSPPFPSSLFLWEKLGGILLFLGWLVSVINYPWQAIAVSGLGLCFLGSRLRRYSLRLDFAAVFVIGLQTVWLGWRLVPDSLQKLAIATGTQLTNSQNQPSALLGVALFPYIILMVALTDSLHRTQKRELAKFGELLTLLLGAFLTTIAIVNPALRSLNLLFSTITLALITQRRSPSSLPLVYLTHIMGVLTFCSTINWLAPNLSQQVWASILLALMVAEWRFSVEEGLWQRSAWDVGLGLAAASFFLLWMNAESSWHGIADSQAYLGALWLVTPIALTGVANCTIIERRTTTRYLSVLAVGVAQLLTLQLPGIRLIGLAVGAGLMFANTRYLRNQISAVITEGFALSFIVALLWTGVPGLPRLALGGWFVVGAIATLSLWLARTALSRRGNELGVIYAAASDQWAIALCGFELFSLTLHSVLIYSGFITSGFLYLAATAIALTAIIYRSWREPTNWAFYAIGWSLELLTAQILGFGERSTVKIAIAERGLPIANIALGLIAQLVGEWWRRRHQLEKLPSSLHILPLIYGAFSVLLRLNTFTEWTGLYSLGVALIIIGVGRRRENFKPLLYLGIIGVSISAYELLFYQMSQASGGALGDGLIAMSALGASIMYAYRILSPRLVSYLRLTPQELKGIAHIHWVWSSCLLMAAIPLPIGVNRLVGLATGGFLIRYAIFQGRNSRTSPSILGGITIAEMWVYLGLLEVAGMRVYWRETAVGKFWAGPLVPWNGAIACVVAYFLYILPWENWGWSKRPWQQAAYIIPLIILWETRLQTYPITLVLAAGFYIFLAKVGENIRFTYISVALIDWALFRWFDSLRLTDVLWYVTPIGLSLLYIAQVDTQLRLPEYKTARHFLRVLGSGLICGWATLFHQNTAWIPGVLSLIAIFAGLALRVRAFLYIGTAAFLITTIYQSVIFSLQYSFLKWVVGLLVGILLIYIAANFETRRAQITSLIRSAVDEFQSWQ; translated from the coding sequence ATGTCATCGCCCCTTGAGCGCCCGCTAAAATTTGAAATCAGACTGCCAGACTCACATCCTCAGTTACTAGAAGGACTAGATATATGGCTGCGTTTAGGTTTGATATCCGATACCCAAGTTAAGGAGCTATGTCGAGAGTTTCTGGTGTGTACGGTGGTGTTGCAACCCCAGTCTGAAGCTCAAACAAAGGTAGTTTTTATAACTCCCGATCCCGTGCAGCAGCTGCCTGTAGCAGCTTTACAATCTAGTAGCCGCAGACAAACGCAACAAAAACCAACTGAACCCAACTTTCTCAGTAGAATATTGCAGTCCTTGGGGGCAGAATTGAGTGTCCGGTGGCTGCTTTTTTTAGGAGTATTCCTGGTAGTAGTATCATCTGGGGTACTGGCTGCGAGTCAGTGGGCAAAGTTTCCTGCTTCTGGACAGTATGGAGTTTTATTTGCTTATACTTTGAGTTTTTGGGGGTTAAGCTTCTGGGCAACTAGGCAAAACAACCTGAGATTGACGGCTCAAACTTTACTGATTGCCACTCTTTTGTTAGTTCCAGTGAACTTTTGGGCAATGGATAGCTTTAAGTTGTGGCAAAATCCTGTGGATTGGATTGTAGTTGCGATCGCCTGGCCTACTCTCACAGCTATAACTGTTTTACTCTCCAAAAATCGGACTATTTTTCCCGATTTACATCCTGGCAAATTACCTCTTGCAAATATTCTGGGGCTGAGTTATCTGCATTGGGGTTGGCAATTAAAAGGATTTCCCTTAATTGCCATTTATGTAGCAACGATCGGCACAACCATCATTAGCATTTATCACAATCTTTACCAACGTCAAGGAGATAGAAGCGATCGCCGGCGGTTAAGTATTAACTTACCTGCCTCTGTGATTATTTATGCTCTAATAGTGCTGCTAGTGCGGGCGATTTTTGTTGCTGGGGTAGATGTAACGCAATTAGGTTTAGCGATCGGCATTTGTGGCTGGCTAGTCACTTGGTTAGCAGAGGAGAGGGGAGAGAGCAGAGAGCAGGCGGCAGGGGGAGCAGAGGATGTAACTCTAATATTCTCCCCATCTCCCCCATTCCCCTCATCTCTCTTCCTCTGGGAAAAACTTGGTGGTATTCTACTGTTCTTGGGTTGGCTGGTTTCGGTAATAAATTATCCTTGGCAAGCCATAGCTGTCAGTGGTTTGGGTTTATGCTTTCTGGGAAGTCGCTTGCGGCGGTACAGTTTAAGGCTTGATTTCGCTGCGGTTTTTGTTATTGGCTTACAGACAGTTTGGCTAGGTTGGCGATTAGTACCTGATAGCTTACAGAAATTAGCGATCGCAACTGGCACTCAACTCACAAATTCTCAAAATCAACCCTCGGCTTTGCTGGGTGTAGCTTTATTTCCCTACATAATTTTGATGGTGGCGCTAACAGATAGCCTACATCGCACCCAAAAGCGAGAATTAGCTAAGTTTGGCGAACTGCTAACCCTCTTACTTGGAGCTTTTTTAACAACGATCGCCATAGTAAATCCCGCATTGCGATCGCTAAATCTGCTATTTTCCACCATCACTCTGGCATTGATTACTCAACGCCGTTCCCCCTCATCCCTTCCCCTGGTATATCTAACTCACATCATGGGAGTGCTGACATTTTGCTCTACCATTAATTGGCTGGCACCAAACCTGAGTCAACAAGTCTGGGCAAGTATTTTATTAGCTTTGATGGTTGCAGAATGGCGATTTAGCGTGGAAGAAGGACTATGGCAACGTAGTGCATGGGATGTGGGTTTAGGATTAGCCGCCGCGAGTTTTTTCCTATTGTGGATGAACGCAGAGTCATCTTGGCATGGTATAGCTGATAGCCAAGCTTATTTGGGAGCCTTATGGCTAGTTACGCCCATAGCTCTCACGGGTGTTGCCAATTGCACAATTATCGAGCGACGGACTACTACCCGCTACTTGAGTGTCTTAGCTGTGGGAGTCGCCCAGCTACTAACTTTACAGCTACCAGGAATTAGATTAATTGGTTTGGCAGTAGGTGCGGGACTGATGTTCGCCAATACACGCTATTTGCGAAACCAAATATCTGCGGTAATTACAGAAGGATTTGCTCTGAGTTTCATAGTAGCGCTGCTGTGGACGGGTGTACCTGGTTTACCTCGCCTTGCGCTAGGAGGTTGGTTTGTCGTCGGAGCGATCGCAACTCTAAGTCTATGGTTAGCGCGGACAGCTTTGAGCCGACGCGGTAACGAATTAGGAGTTATCTATGCAGCCGCTAGCGATCAATGGGCGATCGCATTGTGTGGTTTTGAGTTATTTAGTTTGACGCTGCACTCAGTGCTGATTTACTCAGGGTTTATTACTTCAGGATTTTTGTACTTAGCTGCCACTGCAATCGCATTGACAGCCATTATTTATCGCAGTTGGCGAGAACCGACAAATTGGGCATTTTATGCCATCGGTTGGTCTTTGGAATTATTGACTGCCCAGATATTGGGATTTGGGGAACGCTCAACTGTTAAAATTGCGATCGCGGAGCGTGGCTTGCCAATCGCAAACATCGCTTTAGGTTTAATCGCTCAACTTGTCGGCGAGTGGTGGCGACGACGACATCAATTAGAAAAGCTTCCTAGTAGCCTCCACATTTTGCCCTTAATTTATGGTGCATTCAGCGTATTACTGCGTTTGAACACCTTCACCGAGTGGACTGGTTTGTATTCCTTGGGTGTAGCTTTAATTATCATTGGCGTGGGGCGACGGCGCGAGAACTTTAAACCCCTGCTGTACTTAGGAATTATTGGCGTATCCATTTCTGCCTATGAACTTTTGTTCTATCAAATGTCACAAGCTTCAGGAGGAGCATTAGGTGATGGATTAATTGCTATGTCTGCCCTTGGTGCCAGTATCATGTATGCTTACCGCATTCTGTCGCCAAGGCTTGTCAGCTACTTACGCCTAACTCCCCAAGAACTAAAAGGAATTGCCCATATTCATTGGGTTTGGAGTAGCTGCTTATTAATGGCTGCCATTCCTCTTCCCATTGGAGTTAACCGTTTGGTGGGATTGGCAACAGGGGGATTTTTGATTCGCTATGCCATCTTTCAGGGACGAAATTCGCGCACTTCCCCCAGCATCTTGGGAGGAATCACAATAGCCGAAATGTGGGTTTACCTTGGCTTATTAGAGGTAGCCGGCATGAGAGTTTATTGGCGGGAGACAGCTGTAGGAAAATTTTGGGCTGGGCCGTTGGTTCCTTGGAACGGTGCGATCGCCTGTGTGGTAGCCTATTTTCTATACATTCTACCTTGGGAAAATTGGGGTTGGTCTAAAAGACCTTGGCAGCAAGCCGCCTACATCATACCACTGATAATTTTATGGGAAACCAGACTGCAAACTTACCCCATTACCTTAGTACTCGCAGCTGGATTTTACATTTTTCTCGCAAAAGTGGGTGAAAACATCCGTTTTACCTATATCAGTGTGGCATTGATTGATTGGGCACTTTTCCGTTGGTTTGATTCCTTACGCCTGACTGATGTTTTATGGTATGTAACGCCAATTGGGTTATCACTGCTTTATATTGCTCAAGTCGATACCCAACTCAGACTACCAGAGTACAAAACAGCCCGCCATTTTCTGAGAGTACTAGGTAGTGGCTTAATTTGTGGGTGGGCAACTTTATTTCATCAAAATACAGCCTGGATACCTGGAGTTTTAAGCCTCATCGCCATTTTTGCCGGATTAGCTTTGCGAGTGCGGGCTTTTCTCTACATTGGTACAGCCGCTTTTCTAATCACTACAATCTATCAATCGGTAATTTTCAGCTTGCAGTACTCATTTTTAAAATGGGTTGTTGGTTTGCTAGTCGGAATTTTACTGATTTACATCGCCGCCAACTTTGAAACCCGTCGCGCTCAAATAACTTCCTTAATTCGTAGCGCCGTTGATGAATTTCAATCATGGCAATAA
- a CDS encoding TetR/AcrR family transcriptional regulator: MNKTIRSSTLTRTRLIEAASQVFASLGVQGATTREIARVADVNEVTLFRHFASKEQLLGAVIKNAFALQTEALAHPEAWTQDLKIDLRQYANLYNTMLEAQEDLIRTFIGEAKRHPEAAKQVIQEAAKPLREKLVAYLQSGQIRGIVRADLDPFPAVDMFTGMLLAGMLCRSAKFNQDSYSCEDYIETCVEIFVRGISAITL; this comes from the coding sequence ATGAATAAAACTATCCGTTCATCAACTCTTACCCGTACACGTTTGATAGAAGCCGCTTCGCAGGTATTTGCTAGCTTAGGTGTTCAAGGAGCAACTACCCGTGAAATAGCTCGTGTTGCTGATGTGAATGAGGTCACTTTGTTTCGCCATTTTGCTAGTAAAGAACAACTTTTGGGAGCAGTCATCAAAAATGCCTTTGCACTCCAGACGGAAGCCCTTGCACACCCTGAAGCGTGGACCCAGGATTTAAAAATTGATTTAAGACAGTATGCCAATCTTTACAATACTATGCTAGAGGCACAAGAAGACTTAATTCGTACCTTTATTGGAGAAGCGAAACGTCATCCAGAGGCGGCCAAACAAGTTATTCAAGAAGCTGCCAAGCCTTTAAGAGAAAAGCTGGTAGCTTACCTGCAATCGGGTCAGATACGAGGCATTGTCAGAGCAGACCTCGATCCATTTCCAGCAGTCGATATGTTTACAGGAATGCTGTTAGCTGGAATGCTATGCCGTAGTGCAAAATTCAATCAAGACAGCTATAGCTGTGAAGACTATATAGAAACCTGTGTAGAGATTTTTGTACGCGGTATCAGTGCAATTACCCTCTGA
- a CDS encoding GNAT family N-acetyltransferase, with protein MTQLQTDNLSKGLDRKVNQVCNLNASPEFMSANEISLRPAQETDAWVLSAIHIAAIKALPATFYTEKELLVWRNYREKPDGSNILKSIKVETCWVAIEGDAVIGFASFIVDELIGLYVHPKYQGKGVGRALVQHFCDEAIEQGIDKVITTASLYAEGFYLRLGFTAIQRAPHYLGSGVFVPVTKMSKILAKVPKEI; from the coding sequence GTGACTCAATTGCAAACTGATAATCTCAGTAAAGGATTGGATCGGAAAGTCAATCAGGTATGTAATCTGAATGCTAGCCCTGAATTTATGAGTGCTAACGAAATATCTCTTCGACCTGCTCAAGAAACAGATGCCTGGGTGCTGAGTGCAATTCATATTGCTGCTATTAAAGCTCTACCTGCAACTTTCTACACCGAAAAAGAACTTTTAGTTTGGCGTAATTACCGCGAAAAACCTGATGGTTCAAATATCTTAAAAAGTATCAAAGTGGAGACTTGCTGGGTTGCAATTGAGGGAGATGCTGTCATAGGTTTTGCTAGTTTTATAGTTGATGAACTTATCGGGCTGTATGTCCATCCTAAATATCAAGGTAAAGGAGTTGGGCGGGCTTTAGTTCAACATTTTTGCGATGAAGCAATTGAGCAAGGCATAGATAAGGTAATTACAACAGCTAGTCTTTATGCTGAAGGATTTTATTTACGGCTGGGATTTACTGCCATCCAAAGGGCACCTCATTATTTAGGAAGTGGGGTATTTGTCCCAGTTACTAAAATGAGTAAAATATTAGCTAAAGTACCAAAGGAAATTTGA
- a CDS encoding efflux RND transporter permease subunit → MNLSEPFIRRPVMTTLVTIGILIFGLMSYFLLPISALPNVEYPFISVSASLPGATPETMASSVAAPLERQFTEIAGLNSFNSTSSTGSTNISLQFDFSRRVEDAAKDVQAAISAAAGQLPAGMPHPPTYRKVNPSVSPVIYLYMYSETQPISTVDEYAEVTVGQPISMIDGVAQVQVYGQQQYAVRVQLDPRELASRGIGLSQVKTAIQQGNVNLPTGSLSGTYKSYTIQANGQLTDAAGYRQLIVTYKNGAPVRLQDLGDVIDSEQNVKVSNLYSDQKVTNRHSVVLAVQPQPGANTVNIVDAIQELLPTLREQVPKSIEMGIMYDRSQTIRASVNDVKFTLVLSVCLVVLVIFLFLRDTTATLIPSLALPVAIIGTFAVMYLSGFSLDNLSLMALTLSVGFVVDDAIVVLENIVRYREMGESPLNAALKGSREISFTILSMTLSLVAVFIPIMFMSGIIGKLFHEFAVTIAVAILVSGFVSLSLTPMLCSRFLRSSHQQKPNLVYRFSERAFDSLLQGYDWTLKPILKYRLMTLIGSGILLIMTVYLFVIVPKGFIPTEDTGQLMGNTKAAQDISFDDMRRHQQKVVDIIRQDPNIEAVDSIVGASGPNASVNSGRITIRLKPRSKRKLSADEIIQELTPKLRRVVGLKTFLRSPPAIPIGGQQTNSTYQFTLQSLNLQDLRQYVPKLVDKVKTLPGLRDVDSDLQLSTPQIQVQIDHNKAATLGITAELVQQTLSAAYGSSQVSTIYTPNDQFYVILEVKPEFQRDPSALSMLYVQSSTGKLVPLSAITNITQNVGPLTVAHVAQLPSSTISFDTLPGTSLSQATDAIKQAASEILPSTITTSFQGSAQTFQQSFNDLGVLLLVSILVIYLILGILYEDFIHPITILSGLPSAGFGALLTLLIFQVDLNLYSFIGIILLVGIVKKNGIMLVDFAIEAQRKEGKNSFDAIYAACLVRFRPIMMTTMAALIGTLPIALGTGVGSEARRPLGIAIVGGLLFSQILTLYLTPVFFIYMEALRKKLGQPKSYRFFFKT, encoded by the coding sequence ATGAACCTTTCAGAACCCTTCATCCGTCGTCCAGTCATGACCACCTTGGTCACGATCGGTATTCTCATCTTCGGTCTGATGAGTTATTTCCTCTTACCCATCAGTGCCCTACCCAACGTTGAATATCCTTTTATTTCTGTCTCAGCTAGTCTCCCAGGTGCTACCCCCGAAACAATGGCATCTTCCGTCGCTGCACCTCTAGAAAGACAGTTTACCGAAATTGCCGGACTAAATTCCTTCAATTCCACCAGTTCAACTGGTAGCACCAACATCTCCCTCCAATTTGACTTTAGTCGTAGAGTGGAAGATGCCGCCAAAGATGTGCAAGCAGCCATCTCCGCCGCCGCCGGACAACTACCTGCCGGAATGCCTCACCCCCCCACGTACCGCAAAGTTAACCCCTCTGTCTCACCTGTTATCTACCTCTATATGTATTCTGAGACACAGCCAATCTCCACAGTAGATGAATACGCAGAGGTAACAGTTGGTCAACCCATCTCGATGATTGATGGTGTTGCTCAGGTACAGGTATATGGTCAACAGCAATATGCAGTCCGCGTCCAACTCGATCCGCGAGAGTTGGCATCAAGGGGAATTGGTCTAAGTCAGGTAAAAACTGCCATTCAACAAGGAAATGTCAACTTGCCAACAGGCAGTCTTTCTGGCACTTACAAAAGTTATACGATTCAGGCAAACGGTCAACTTACCGATGCCGCCGGCTATCGCCAGTTGATTGTAACTTATAAGAATGGCGCACCCGTGCGCCTCCAGGATTTGGGGGATGTGATTGACAGCGAACAAAACGTCAAAGTCTCGAATTTGTATAGCGATCAGAAGGTGACAAACCGCCATTCGGTTGTTCTCGCTGTACAGCCACAGCCGGGTGCTAATACTGTAAATATCGTTGATGCCATCCAGGAACTTTTACCGACACTGCGCGAACAAGTTCCCAAATCCATTGAGATGGGGATTATGTACGATCGCTCCCAAACTATCCGCGCCTCTGTCAACGATGTAAAATTTACCTTGGTTCTATCGGTTTGTCTAGTTGTCTTAGTTATTTTCTTATTCTTGCGTGACACAACTGCGACGCTGATTCCTAGTTTGGCGCTACCTGTAGCCATCATTGGCACTTTCGCTGTGATGTATCTGTCGGGCTTTTCCCTAGACAACCTCTCACTCATGGCGTTGACCCTTTCTGTGGGTTTTGTGGTGGATGATGCGATCGTGGTGTTAGAAAATATCGTCCGTTATCGAGAAATGGGCGAATCTCCCCTAAACGCGGCATTGAAGGGATCGAGGGAAATCAGCTTTACCATTTTGTCAATGACACTTTCCCTAGTGGCGGTGTTTATCCCCATCATGTTTATGAGTGGAATCATCGGTAAATTATTTCATGAATTTGCCGTGACGATCGCAGTGGCAATTTTGGTTTCGGGTTTTGTTTCCCTCAGTCTCACCCCAATGTTGTGCAGTCGCTTTTTGCGTTCATCCCATCAGCAAAAGCCAAATTTGGTGTATCGCTTTTCAGAACGAGCATTTGATTCACTACTGCAAGGATATGATTGGACGCTCAAGCCGATTTTAAAATACCGTCTGATGACACTAATCGGTTCTGGTATTTTGCTGATAATGACTGTATATTTGTTCGTCATCGTTCCCAAAGGCTTTATTCCCACCGAAGACACCGGACAACTGATGGGAAACACAAAAGCAGCGCAAGATATTTCTTTTGATGATATGCGTCGTCACCAACAAAAGGTTGTCGATATCATTCGTCAAGACCCCAACATAGAAGCAGTTGATTCCATTGTGGGCGCAAGCGGCCCTAACGCCTCCGTGAATTCCGGGCGAATTACTATTCGGCTCAAGCCACGTTCTAAACGGAAACTCAGCGCTGACGAAATCATTCAAGAGTTAACCCCCAAGTTAAGGCGTGTGGTTGGACTTAAGACATTCCTCCGCTCTCCGCCAGCTATTCCCATCGGTGGACAACAAACCAATTCTACTTATCAGTTCACGTTGCAGAGTTTAAATCTGCAAGACTTACGCCAATACGTTCCTAAACTTGTAGATAAAGTCAAAACTCTACCAGGACTCCGGGACGTTGACAGCGATTTACAACTCAGCACTCCCCAAATCCAAGTCCAAATTGACCACAATAAAGCTGCAACCCTTGGCATTACCGCCGAACTGGTTCAACAAACCCTCAGCGCCGCTTATGGTTCTAGCCAGGTTTCTACTATCTATACCCCAAATGACCAATTTTATGTAATCTTAGAAGTTAAACCGGAGTTTCAACGAGATCCCAGCGCCTTATCGATGCTCTATGTGCAATCAAGTACAGGGAAACTTGTTCCCCTGAGTGCGATCACAAATATCACCCAAAATGTCGGCCCCCTCACTGTCGCTCACGTTGCTCAACTCCCTTCTTCAACGATATCTTTTGACACCCTCCCAGGAACGTCTCTCAGTCAAGCTACAGATGCCATCAAGCAAGCAGCCAGTGAGATACTACCTTCAACAATTACCACCAGTTTTCAGGGTTCAGCCCAAACCTTTCAACAGTCTTTCAACGATTTAGGCGTGTTGTTGTTGGTGTCTATTTTAGTCATCTACCTAATTCTCGGTATCCTCTATGAGGATTTTATTCACCCAATTACCATTCTTTCCGGTTTACCTTCGGCGGGTTTTGGCGCATTACTGACGCTGCTAATTTTCCAGGTTGATTTAAACCTTTACTCTTTCATCGGCATTATTCTGCTAGTGGGTATCGTCAAGAAAAACGGGATTATGTTGGTGGATTTTGCCATTGAAGCGCAACGCAAGGAAGGTAAAAATTCCTTTGATGCCATCTATGCCGCTTGCTTGGTTCGCTTCCGGCCGATTATGATGACAACGATGGCAGCTTTAATTGGCACACTCCCCATTGCGTTGGGCACAGGAGTCGGTTCAGAAGCGCGTCGTCCTTTGGGGATTGCGATCGTTGGTGGATTGCTGTTCTCTCAGATATTAACTCTCTATCTGACTCCGGTATTTTTTATTTACATGGAAGCATTGCGGAAAAAGCTTGGACAACCGAAGTCTTACCGCTTTTTCTTCAAAACATAG
- a CDS encoding HEAT repeat domain-containing protein: MIDSYQIEIPPSSLKSQVVTTLLYVLQDEKYDSGFSVVLVLEQLRAVDALIQVLQHPNKWVRSRSAFALGKIKAFEAVDFVSQLLEDPDPVVQEAVQEALDMFKNHR, encoded by the coding sequence ATGATCGATAGCTATCAAATAGAAATCCCGCCAAGTAGCCTGAAAAGTCAAGTAGTTACGACTCTTCTTTATGTGCTGCAAGACGAAAAATATGATTCCGGCTTTTCTGTAGTATTAGTACTTGAACAACTTCGAGCAGTAGATGCATTAATTCAAGTACTTCAACACCCTAACAAATGGGTTCGTAGTAGGTCGGCGTTTGCTTTAGGAAAAATCAAAGCATTTGAGGCTGTAGATTTTGTATCGCAGCTTTTAGAAGATCCAGATCCAGTTGTTCAAGAAGCAGTTCAGGAGGCGTTAGATATGTTTAAAAATCACAGATAG
- a CDS encoding SMI1/KNR4 family protein encodes MSDIKNALNRIHYWFKKNYPAKIASLASGLSPLEIDTLLSRLSFEVSKEVREIYQWSNGYPIDECVDDWIFNYMFLLNLESAVKEAKTWAEEHEEIARMYKYLGKPVLPVCMSDMEFLAVVATDKEQTTSPVVHISEIAEISLRYSNLTAMMLTIAESYETGGLFIGRNGYIEKDEKNYAAAYRK; translated from the coding sequence ATGTCGGATATTAAAAATGCATTAAACCGAATTCATTACTGGTTTAAAAAAAATTATCCAGCAAAGATTGCATCCTTGGCATCAGGTTTAAGTCCATTAGAAATAGATACTCTATTGAGTAGACTATCGTTTGAAGTTTCAAAAGAAGTTAGGGAAATTTATCAATGGTCAAATGGATATCCAATAGATGAGTGTGTAGATGATTGGATATTTAATTATATGTTTCTTTTAAATTTGGAGTCAGCAGTAAAAGAGGCTAAAACTTGGGCAGAAGAACATGAAGAAATAGCTCGGATGTATAAGTATCTAGGAAAACCTGTCTTACCAGTCTGTATGTCGGATATGGAATTTTTAGCAGTTGTTGCAACAGATAAGGAACAAACAACTTCTCCTGTAGTTCATATCTCCGAAATTGCCGAAATTTCGCTACGATACAGCAATTTAACAGCTATGATGTTGACCATAGCAGAATCTTACGAGACTGGGGGATTGTTCATTGGTCGTAATGGTTACATAGAGAAAGATGAGAAAAACTATGCTGCTGCATATCGAAAGTAA